The Chitinophagales bacterium genomic sequence GTCCATCATCTCCATCAGGAAGTCGGGCGGCAGATTGTATTTCTCCTCATCTTCCAGCACACCCTTCAGCTTCAGTATATAAGCCATGGTAGCATATGGGTCTTTCAGCACCTTATATGCCTGGTTATTGGCCGACGACATCTGTAAAGCTTCAGCCTGTTGCTCAGCGCCTGCCAGCGTAAAACGGTCAGGGTGGTACTTACGGCTCAGTTCAAAGTATTTGCTCTTCACCAGTGCCTGGTCAGGATTGAAACTTACAGGTATATCGTATAATTCAAAATAGTTAACCATTTGGCAAAAATGCGTATGTTATCTTTGATAACAAAATTGCCGGCCATGATAAGAATAGGATTAATAAAAGAAAGGAAACAACCACAGGACAACAGGGTGGCACTCACCCCGGTGCAATGCCGCCATATTATGGAGAAATACGATAATGTGGAGATAGTAGTGGAACCATCTGCAACACGCTGTTGCAAAGATGCTGAATACGTAGCTGAAGGAATAACCATAACCGAAGACCTGGGCAACTGCGATATCCTTTTAGGCATAAAAGAAGCATCTGTAGACCACCTGCTGGAAGACAAAACTTATTTCTTCTTCTCTCATACCAAAAAGAAACAACCTTACAACCAAAAGCTGATGCACGCACTCATAGAGAAGCGCATACGCATGATAGATTACGAATGCCTCACCTTTAAAGATGAACAAAGAATACTGGGCTTCGGATTGTTTGCAGGTATAGTAGGTGCGCACAACGGCTTGCTTACTTACGGCAAAAAATTCGGGCAGTATGATCTGCCTCCCGCACATACGGTAGATGATTTCCCTGCACTTATCAATACCTACCGCCGCAAACGACTGCCGGCTATCAAAATAGCAGTAACAGGTTCAGGAAGGGTAGCAGCGGGTATTGTAGAGGTAATGACCCACCTGGATATAGAATCTGTAGAGCCGGAAGACTACCTGACGCATAATTATGACTATCCTGTATACACCCAACTAAAAGGAAGTCACCTGTATGCGCGTAAAGACAATG encodes the following:
- the hscB gene encoding Fe-S protein assembly co-chaperone HscB translates to MVNYFELYDIPVSFNPDQALVKSKYFELSRKYHPDRFTLAGAEQQAEALQMSSANNQAYKVLKDPYATMAYILKLKGVLEDEEKYNLPPDFLMEMMDLNETVSQYEMEPENVELLKESQEMLNSQLEEWELEVTPLTTLFNEGGETETLLNDIKDYYFRKKYLLRVKDRVDELS
- a CDS encoding alanine dehydrogenase, coding for MIRIGLIKERKQPQDNRVALTPVQCRHIMEKYDNVEIVVEPSATRCCKDAEYVAEGITITEDLGNCDILLGIKEASVDHLLEDKTYFFFSHTKKKQPYNQKLMHALIEKRIRMIDYECLTFKDEQRILGFGLFAGIVGAHNGLLTYGKKFGQYDLPPAHTVDDFPALINTYRRKRLPAIKIAVTGSGRVAAGIVEVMTHLDIESVEPEDYLTHNYDYPVYTQLKGSHLYARKDNDKFYRDDFHANPDMYKCLFSNYITQTDILMNGIYWDEDIARLFDKKDIQRKDWRISVIADITCDINGSVPINVAATTIADPVYGIDRKTLEKTAPFQPVTDIIDVMAVDTLPNELPKDASHYFGAHFEKYVLKELLSTDSDIIRRATICENGKLTSEYEYLSDYAYK